One genomic window of Gemmatimonadales bacterium includes the following:
- a CDS encoding Rieske (2Fe-2S) protein has protein sequence MSEIEREDVGACPSCEAIDRRVFVERASILAASALLSLGVPRRVLAMMRPIPVDAIARRGSTVSYPVPAADGAQIDKSNGVIITRWQGVVIAFNLACPHQRAPLRWNGQDAQFECPKHHSHYLPDGTYVSGRATRSMDRLAITKTASGVEVNLDQMFKEPDNPATWKAAEVTV, from the coding sequence ATGAGCGAGATTGAGCGGGAGGACGTGGGCGCCTGCCCGTCATGCGAAGCGATCGACCGGCGGGTCTTCGTCGAGCGCGCGTCGATACTCGCGGCGTCTGCGCTCCTGAGCCTCGGCGTGCCGCGCCGAGTGCTGGCGATGATGCGGCCGATCCCGGTCGATGCGATCGCGCGGCGCGGGAGCACTGTCTCGTACCCGGTTCCAGCTGCGGACGGCGCCCAGATCGACAAGTCGAATGGTGTCATCATCACGCGCTGGCAGGGGGTCGTGATCGCCTTCAACCTCGCCTGCCCGCATCAGCGAGCGCCGTTGCGGTGGAACGGCCAGGATGCCCAGTTCGAATGCCCCAAGCACCACTCGCACTATCTCCCCGATGGTACGTACGTCTCGGGTCGCGCCACTCGGTCGATGGACCGGCTGGCGATCACGAAGACGGCGAGCGGGGTTGAGGTCAATCTCGACCAGATGTTCAAGGAGCCCGACAACCCGGCGACGTGGAAGGCGGCAGAGGTCACGGTGTAA
- a CDS encoding PEP-CTERM sorting domain-containing protein (PEP-CTERM proteins occur, often in large numbers, in the proteomes of bacteria that also encode an exosortase, a predicted intramembrane cysteine proteinase. The presence of a PEP-CTERM domain at a protein's C-terminus predicts cleavage within the sorting domain, followed by covalent anchoring to some some component of the (usually Gram-negative) cell surface. Many PEP-CTERM proteins exhibit an unusual sequence composition that includes large numbers of potential glycosylation sites. Expression of one such protein has been shown restore the ability of a bacterium to form floc, a type of biofilm.), whose translation MSQSTSSTSLDFSYGVGGALAEINTVPEPSTMALLATGLVGMAGAGMKRRRRK comes from the coding sequence ATGAGCCAGTCTACCAGCAGTACGTCGCTGGACTTTTCCTACGGCGTGGGCGGGGCGCTCGCCGAGATCAACACCGTCCCCGAACCGTCGACGATGGCGCTCCTCGCCACCGGGCTCGTCGGGATGGCCGGCGCCGGGATGAAGCGGCGGCGCCGGAAGTAG
- a CDS encoding PEP-CTERM sorting domain-containing protein encodes MKTPSVLVRSLAALSLLAGLVAAPASAQNLFFNGTPNGLDALSSDFNTGVSQSMVYDDFVVGGSGWNVTDLYGLFVGTVQWQGAQWEIRSGMSTGNGGTLVQSGSGAVTQTDELTSPFSLEEYQAHISGLSFFLAPGTYWMGISVVGNGTGGDFVTTTSGASGVNSNINGSGFWNSSFFAVDFVPTTDVASDETDFSYGIGGTLADVSSVPEPSTMALLATGLVGMAGAGMKRRRRK; translated from the coding sequence GTGAAGACACCCAGCGTGCTGGTTCGTTCCCTCGCAGCTCTTTCGCTGCTCGCGGGGCTCGTTGCTGCCCCGGCATCAGCGCAGAACTTGTTTTTCAACGGGACTCCCAACGGGCTCGACGCGTTGTCCAGCGACTTCAATACGGGCGTCAGCCAGTCGATGGTTTACGACGACTTCGTCGTCGGCGGATCGGGGTGGAATGTGACTGACCTGTACGGTCTGTTCGTGGGCACCGTCCAGTGGCAGGGCGCGCAATGGGAGATTCGAAGCGGCATGAGCACCGGGAATGGCGGCACGTTGGTCCAATCAGGATCCGGGGCTGTGACCCAGACCGATGAATTGACGAGCCCGTTCTCGTTGGAGGAGTATCAGGCACATATCAGCGGGTTGTCGTTCTTCCTCGCGCCGGGGACGTACTGGATGGGGATTTCGGTCGTTGGCAACGGCACTGGTGGAGACTTCGTCACAACAACCAGCGGAGCGTCAGGCGTCAACTCGAATATCAACGGTTCCGGCTTTTGGAACAGTAGTTTCTTCGCCGTAGATTTCGTCCCGACCACCGATGTGGCTTCCGATGAAACGGACTTTTCCTACGGCATCGGCGGCACGCTCGCCGACGTCAGCTCCGTCCCCGAACCGTCGACGATGGCGCTCCTCGCCACCGGGCTCGTCGGGATGGCTGGCGCCGGGATGAAGCGGCGGCGCCGCAAGTAG
- a CDS encoding PEP-CTERM sorting domain-containing protein, protein MKIPAFLARSFAGASLLLALGTVPAHGQTLFLNGLPNGVGGVSSEQDLSVSQSMIYDDFIVGGSGWNVTGLSGYFLSQYLTSTAAWEIRSGISLGDGGSLLESGTSSMAMTATGNTVVGLTEYQTDISGLSFFLAPGTYWMGISLINGTSGGQAFVEVTSGSGGVNSDPDLLAFWNSSFFGADFASAEDAGLTGPSDFAYDVEGTAAEINTVPEPSTMALFATGLVGMAGAGVKRRRRK, encoded by the coding sequence GTGAAGATTCCTGCTTTCCTCGCCCGCTCGTTTGCGGGTGCGTCGCTGCTGCTGGCGCTCGGCACGGTCCCGGCCCACGGGCAGACACTCTTCCTGAACGGACTGCCGAACGGCGTTGGCGGGGTCTCCAGCGAACAGGATCTATCCGTCTCTCAGTCGATGATTTACGACGATTTCATCGTGGGTGGATCAGGATGGAATGTCACCGGTCTGTCGGGGTATTTCCTGAGCCAGTATCTCACGTCGACGGCGGCATGGGAGATCCGGAGCGGCATATCTCTGGGGGACGGCGGGTCGCTGCTTGAGTCAGGAACATCGAGCATGGCAATGACAGCGACCGGCAATACCGTTGTCGGCCTGACGGAATATCAGACCGACATCAGCGGATTGTCGTTCTTTCTCGCGCCGGGGACATACTGGATGGGGATCTCGCTCATCAACGGTACCTCGGGTGGTCAGGCGTTCGTGGAAGTGACCAGCGGCTCGGGCGGGGTGAATTCCGATCCTGACCTGCTCGCGTTCTGGAATAGCTCGTTCTTCGGAGCGGACTTCGCTTCTGCCGAGGATGCCGGGCTCACGGGGCCCTCCGACTTTGCGTACGACGTCGAAGGGACCGCCGCGGAGATCAACACCGTTCCCGAACCGTCGACGATGGCGCTCTTCGCCACCGGCCTCGTCGGAATGGCCGGCGCCGGCGTGAAACGGCGTCGCCGCAAGTAG
- a CDS encoding PEP-CTERM sorting domain-containing protein gives MTGCSREKPTANNMQLAIARKLPKLTALKPVVLIPFALSWSDPSGGNLLGALRGPELARPAAPLPLLDVNYADDHGAVPMTSNGTSGGWGGGSAWYFAGLPAIVGLGASGSGGGPGGIGWGSPGSTFSGGIPTSRNGGTAPVSSDFNRHHTIGGDGPSSFNGGSGVNTFASGGTVVTNSVSRNQDGNSQGENDQGNSFNAPSGPSITGTGGWSGNGEFSEFSSDVGAPGGSVPNFSAPTFNADFSLQIDEINNPDTDQDLAPEPSAMMMVGLGLIGLTGVKRRRRK, from the coding sequence ATGACCGGATGCAGCCGCGAGAAGCCGACCGCGAACAACATGCAGCTGGCCATCGCCCGCAAGCTTCCCAAGCTGACGGCACTGAAGCCGGTGGTGCTGATCCCCTTCGCACTCAGCTGGAGCGATCCGTCCGGCGGCAACCTCCTCGGCGCGCTGCGGGGTCCGGAATTGGCTCGGCCAGCCGCGCCGCTGCCGCTGCTGGACGTCAACTACGCCGATGACCACGGCGCAGTGCCGATGACGTCGAACGGGACGAGCGGCGGCTGGGGCGGCGGGTCGGCGTGGTACTTCGCCGGTCTCCCCGCGATCGTGGGGCTGGGCGCTTCCGGCAGCGGTGGCGGGCCCGGTGGCATCGGCTGGGGCAGCCCGGGGAGCACCTTCAGCGGTGGAATTCCGACGTCGCGCAACGGGGGCACAGCACCGGTGTCGAGTGATTTCAACCGCCACCATACGATCGGCGGCGACGGGCCGAGTTCGTTCAATGGTGGGAGCGGGGTGAACACCTTCGCGAGCGGCGGTACGGTGGTGACGAACTCGGTCAGCCGGAATCAGGACGGCAACAGCCAGGGCGAGAACGACCAGGGGAATTCGTTCAATGCACCCTCGGGTCCTTCGATCACCGGAACGGGCGGCTGGAGCGGCAACGGTGAGTTCTCCGAATTCTCATCGGACGTCGGCGCGCCGGGTGGATCTGTGCCGAACTTCTCGGCGCCGACGTTCAACGCCGATTTTTCACTGCAGATCGATGAGATCAACAACCCCGATACCGATCAGGATCTGGCACCGGAACCGTCGGCGATGATGATGGTGGGGCTCGGGTTGATCGGGCTGACCGGGGTGAAGCGGCGCCGCCGGAAGTAG
- a CDS encoding ABC transporter permease — protein MSLWRQVTRGFRVLMHRDQADRELRDEAQQFIDAASADAVSRGTAPDEARRNARLAFGSTGAIREEVRSHGWEERVASLIADVRYAARGMAHRPGFALAAILTLAIGIGASTAIFSAVDPILFAPLPYPHADRVVMLSDRNASGAPIAVTYGTYLEIAARAHSFSAVAIADRWQPALTQPQGDPERLTGDLVSTGYFPALGVSPAIGRDFTSADDVIGAPRVVIITDALARLHFGDPRSALGRAIILDGDPFTVIGVMPRTFDNYLAPRAQLWTTRRYRSNASFQSPEWGHHERMVGRLVNGVTPAIAQREVTAIGATPQPAFQRPPWAAMASGLTLESLQAAITRDVRPALLAVLAAVALLLMIAAVNVANLLLARGAQRRSELALRATLGAGRGRLVRQLLTESVLLAMVGGIAGLGIAAIGVRALVSLAPADLPRVGAIRLDTTALLFALVLTSIVGLLVGIAPALQGARPDLHSDIRSGARTTGVTHPSVRRVLVTAEVALALMVLVGAGLMLRSLTRLFSIAPGFNAQHLLTMQVEAAGHQYDSASARYQFFTSALDAVRAVPGVTDAAFTSLLPLSGDLDTYGFRIESIALADANAGHSALRYNVSPSWFHTMGIPLLRGRLLDAGDRPGNGESVVISASMAKSEFGGADPIGQHFRAGPEIGDTTRPWAVVVGVVGDVKQASLADDGGNAFYGATGQWPWIDGAESIAVRTTADPAALVPAVERAIWSVDRNQPIIRVATMEQLLDRSEAQRHFVLTVFMAFGLTALVLAAIGVFGLISGSVTERISEIGVRTALGASRGNIVLMVLRQGMTLAGVGVVIGIAGGAAVSGILRTFLFGIGRTDVVTFAAASVLVLGVAVAASAIPAWRAGQVDPAQTLRG, from the coding sequence ATGTCGCTCTGGCGGCAGGTGACCCGTGGATTCCGTGTCCTGATGCATCGCGACCAGGCCGATCGGGAGCTGCGCGACGAAGCGCAGCAGTTCATCGATGCGGCGAGCGCCGACGCGGTGTCGCGCGGAACCGCACCGGACGAGGCGCGGCGCAACGCCCGCCTTGCCTTCGGTTCCACGGGGGCGATCCGGGAAGAGGTCCGCTCGCACGGGTGGGAAGAGCGGGTCGCCTCGCTGATCGCCGATGTGCGATACGCCGCGCGCGGGATGGCGCACCGTCCCGGATTTGCTCTCGCCGCGATCCTCACGCTCGCCATCGGCATCGGCGCAAGTACCGCGATCTTCAGTGCGGTCGACCCGATTCTCTTCGCGCCACTGCCGTATCCGCATGCCGACCGCGTCGTGATGTTGTCGGATCGGAACGCCAGCGGTGCGCCGATCGCCGTGACCTACGGCACCTATCTCGAGATCGCTGCGCGCGCCCATTCGTTCAGTGCCGTCGCCATCGCCGACCGGTGGCAGCCGGCGCTGACGCAGCCACAGGGCGACCCTGAACGGCTCACCGGCGATCTGGTCAGCACCGGGTATTTCCCGGCGCTCGGCGTCTCGCCCGCGATCGGCCGCGATTTCACCTCAGCCGACGATGTCATTGGCGCGCCGCGCGTCGTGATCATCACCGACGCGCTGGCACGACTCCACTTCGGCGACCCGCGATCTGCCCTGGGCCGAGCGATCATCCTCGACGGTGATCCGTTCACCGTCATCGGCGTGATGCCGCGGACATTCGACAACTATCTGGCGCCGCGGGCACAGCTTTGGACGACGCGGCGGTACCGATCGAACGCCTCGTTCCAGAGCCCCGAATGGGGTCACCATGAACGGATGGTCGGCCGCCTCGTGAACGGGGTGACACCGGCGATCGCACAACGCGAGGTGACGGCGATCGGCGCGACACCCCAGCCTGCATTCCAGCGACCGCCGTGGGCGGCGATGGCGAGTGGACTCACCCTCGAATCGCTGCAGGCGGCGATCACCCGCGATGTGCGTCCGGCGCTGCTCGCCGTGCTGGCGGCGGTGGCACTGCTCCTGATGATCGCCGCCGTCAATGTTGCCAACCTCCTCCTCGCGCGCGGGGCACAGCGTCGCAGCGAGCTGGCGCTGCGCGCCACGCTTGGCGCAGGTCGCGGGCGGCTCGTCCGACAGCTGCTCACCGAGAGCGTACTGCTCGCGATGGTCGGCGGGATCGCGGGGCTGGGCATCGCGGCAATCGGCGTGCGCGCCCTCGTCTCGCTCGCCCCGGCAGATCTGCCGCGCGTCGGAGCGATCCGCCTCGATACCACGGCGCTCCTCTTTGCGCTGGTGCTGACGTCAATCGTCGGTCTGCTGGTGGGAATCGCGCCAGCGCTGCAAGGCGCCCGTCCCGACCTCCACAGTGACATCCGATCCGGAGCCCGGACCACCGGCGTCACCCATCCATCGGTTCGCCGGGTACTGGTCACGGCCGAGGTGGCGCTGGCACTGATGGTTCTGGTGGGAGCGGGACTGATGCTGCGATCGCTGACCCGGCTCTTTTCCATCGCACCGGGATTCAACGCGCAGCACCTGCTGACGATGCAGGTCGAGGCCGCCGGACATCAGTACGACAGCGCCAGCGCGCGCTATCAATTCTTCACCAGCGCGCTCGACGCCGTTCGCGCCGTTCCGGGCGTCACCGATGCGGCGTTCACCAGCCTGCTGCCGCTGAGCGGCGACCTCGATACCTACGGTTTCCGGATCGAATCGATCGCGCTCGCCGACGCGAACGCCGGCCACAGCGCCCTGCGCTACAACGTCAGTCCATCGTGGTTCCACACCATGGGGATTCCGCTGCTGCGCGGCCGTCTCCTCGATGCCGGCGATCGACCGGGAAACGGCGAGTCGGTGGTGATCAGCGCGTCGATGGCGAAGTCGGAATTCGGCGGTGCCGATCCGATCGGCCAGCACTTTCGCGCCGGGCCGGAAATCGGTGACACCACCCGGCCCTGGGCGGTCGTCGTCGGCGTGGTCGGCGACGTGAAGCAGGCGTCTCTGGCCGACGACGGTGGGAACGCCTTCTACGGTGCCACCGGGCAGTGGCCGTGGATCGACGGTGCCGAGTCAATCGCCGTGCGCACTACGGCGGATCCGGCTGCGCTGGTCCCTGCGGTCGAACGCGCCATCTGGTCGGTCGACCGCAACCAGCCGATCATCCGCGTCGCCACGATGGAGCAGCTTCTCGATCGCTCCGAGGCGCAGCGGCACTTCGTCCTTACCGTGTTCATGGCGTTCGGTCTCACCGCCCTGGTGCTCGCCGCGATCGGCGTCTTCGGGCTCATCTCGGGGAGCGTCACGGAGCGGATCAGCGAGATCGGCGTGCGCACCGCGCTCGGCGCGTCGCGCGGCAACATCGTCCTCATGGTTCTTCGCCAGGGGATGACCCTCGCCGGCGTGGGAGTGGTGATCGGCATCGCCGGGGGTGCGGCAGTGAGCGGGATCCTCCGGACCTTCCTGTTCGGGATCGGCCGGACCGACGTTGTCACATTCGCGGCCGCATCGGTCCTGGTGCTCGGCGTCGCCGTTGCGGCGTCGGCGATTCCCGCCTGGCGTGCGGGACAGGTCGATCCGGCGCAAACGCTGCGAGGGTAG
- a CDS encoding PadR family transcriptional regulator, whose product MDEPNRDVIQGTLDMLILKTLSLEPMHGYAIARRVEQLSRDVFRVNPGSLLTALQRLERAGALDAAWRESEQGRRVRIYSLTRAGRRQLDAATADWKRRAGAVARLLSAEG is encoded by the coding sequence ATGGACGAACCGAATCGGGACGTGATCCAGGGGACCCTGGACATGCTGATCCTCAAGACGCTGTCCCTCGAGCCGATGCACGGCTACGCGATCGCTCGGCGGGTGGAACAGCTCTCTCGCGATGTTTTCCGCGTCAATCCGGGTTCCCTCCTCACGGCGCTGCAGCGGCTCGAGCGCGCCGGTGCCCTCGACGCGGCGTGGCGCGAGAGCGAGCAGGGGCGCCGGGTGCGGATCTATTCGCTCACCCGCGCCGGCCGCCGGCAGCTTGATGCCGCCACCGCCGACTGGAAGCGCCGCGCCGGTGCCGTGGCACGCCTCCTCAGCGCGGAGGGGTGA
- a CDS encoding DUF3857 domain-containing protein, protein MTSATTMLLSAAVASAAMITSPAPQPKADSPIPVGTMRHAPVRVTDSIYALAVDSANYRAYPFIYLLDEGTIRLETDGRGSRTYRQVVQILKPSGVARWAEQRVAYQPDREKVTVNWMRVVRPSGEVISDKPTLSQTSDVAASTVNPVYTQTKVIRYSLGDVAPGTLVDLSWTIESTRPPLAGDMLSGWSFSLATPGLRSRFTLDVPDGITPHIVETHLNFARNEIRHDGRHVYIWSTHDVQPPKAQLFAPDSSIPSMGLRVGAPMTWNTIGQWYNSLSKNRYVLTPAITAQIDSIVRSAHSANDTINALHRWIANDLRYVSVSLGIGGYQPRFPEATVTTGYGDCKDKATLFIAAAKHLGITAYPVLLNSGGGTDRSLPAIEQFDHVIAAVPQAGKTGFTFLDLTTDDFADGEIPPSYQGGFGLVVFPDGSSRDITFPKDSIGSTDEVFIGNMTADGKVSGTLTLATHGSAADAMRAAFATPPDSARLAALKRTGAKPFPNATIDSLIIATPADRSIAPRIVYLESNGDGAKPAGPLSILTIPNGFRGSPAAFTNAVEALQREGERKLPIDASRPLGEGTVRREVRLNLPEGWKAQLPDSVHAVTEFGTYIAEYTQVGRELRIVHVTSGGTGVYPASSITTLIDWFKAMAKDDAEYIPLTRGS, encoded by the coding sequence ATGACGTCCGCCACCACGATGTTGCTGTCCGCCGCCGTCGCCTCTGCGGCGATGATCACGTCCCCCGCTCCGCAGCCGAAGGCAGACTCGCCGATCCCCGTCGGGACGATGCGGCATGCCCCGGTTCGGGTGACCGACTCGATCTACGCCCTCGCGGTCGATTCGGCCAACTATCGAGCGTACCCGTTCATCTATCTGCTCGATGAGGGGACGATCCGCCTCGAGACCGACGGTCGCGGATCGCGGACCTATCGCCAGGTGGTGCAGATCCTCAAGCCGTCGGGGGTGGCGCGATGGGCGGAGCAACGCGTCGCGTATCAGCCCGATCGCGAAAAGGTCACGGTCAACTGGATGCGCGTGGTGCGGCCGTCGGGCGAGGTGATCAGCGACAAGCCGACGCTGTCCCAGACATCCGACGTCGCGGCGTCGACCGTCAATCCGGTGTACACCCAGACCAAGGTGATCCGCTATTCCCTGGGCGATGTGGCGCCCGGAACGCTGGTCGACCTGAGCTGGACGATCGAATCGACCAGGCCGCCCCTCGCCGGTGACATGCTGAGCGGCTGGAGCTTTTCCCTCGCCACACCCGGCCTCCGCTCGCGCTTCACTCTCGATGTGCCGGATGGCATCACGCCGCACATCGTCGAGACGCATCTCAACTTCGCGCGCAACGAAATCCGCCACGACGGCAGGCACGTCTACATCTGGTCGACCCACGACGTGCAGCCGCCGAAGGCGCAACTCTTCGCCCCCGACTCGAGCATTCCGTCGATGGGGCTCCGCGTCGGCGCACCGATGACGTGGAATACGATCGGTCAGTGGTACAACTCGCTTTCGAAGAACCGTTATGTGCTGACGCCGGCGATCACTGCCCAGATCGATTCGATCGTCCGGTCGGCGCACAGCGCCAACGACACGATCAACGCCCTGCACCGCTGGATCGCCAACGACCTGCGCTACGTGTCGGTGTCGCTCGGCATCGGCGGGTACCAGCCACGCTTCCCCGAAGCCACCGTGACCACCGGCTACGGCGACTGCAAGGACAAGGCGACGCTCTTCATCGCCGCGGCAAAGCATCTCGGCATCACCGCCTATCCGGTCCTCCTCAACAGCGGCGGCGGCACGGACCGCTCGCTCCCCGCGATCGAACAGTTCGACCATGTGATCGCCGCGGTGCCGCAGGCCGGGAAGACCGGCTTCACCTTCCTCGACCTCACCACCGACGACTTTGCTGACGGCGAGATCCCGCCGTCGTACCAGGGCGGCTTCGGACTGGTGGTCTTTCCCGACGGCAGTTCGCGCGACATCACCTTCCCGAAGGATTCGATCGGATCGACCGACGAAGTCTTCATCGGCAACATGACCGCAGACGGCAAGGTCTCCGGCACGCTCACGCTGGCGACGCACGGCTCCGCGGCCGACGCGATGCGTGCTGCCTTTGCGACCCCGCCCGATTCGGCGCGGCTCGCGGCGCTCAAGCGCACCGGGGCGAAGCCATTTCCCAATGCGACGATCGATTCGCTGATCATCGCGACCCCGGCCGATCGCAGCATCGCGCCGAGGATCGTCTACCTGGAGAGCAACGGCGACGGAGCGAAGCCGGCTGGTCCGCTCTCGATCCTGACGATTCCCAACGGTTTCCGCGGGTCGCCCGCCGCGTTCACCAACGCCGTCGAGGCGCTGCAGCGCGAAGGTGAGCGCAAGCTGCCGATCGACGCATCGCGACCCCTCGGCGAAGGGACCGTTCGTCGCGAAGTGCGCCTCAACCTTCCCGAAGGATGGAAGGCGCAGCTCCCCGATTCGGTGCACGCGGTCACCGAGTTCGGGACCTACATCGCCGAATACACCCAGGTCGGGCGGGAGTTGCGCATCGTGCATGTGACGTCGGGAGGAACCGGGGTCTATCCGGCGTCGAGCATCACGACATTGATCGACTGGTTCAAGGCGATGGCGAAGGACGACGCGGAGTACATCCCACTCACCCGCGGCTCCTGA
- a CDS encoding lipase maturation factor family protein: protein MTAAALFGGDVHAEYWATRWLLQRSLAAIYLVAFLVAVNQFRPLLGTRGLTPVPFFLQNTRFSDSPSLFFFHYSDGFAAALSWIGIACAALAIAGISERFGTPVSMVIWTTMWLIYLSIVNVGQTWYSFGWETLLCECGFLAIFLGARHTAPPVIVIWMFRWVLFRVMLGAGLIKLRGDPCWRDLTCLVYHYQSQPMPNPLSWYFNRFPGLVNEAGVLFNHLAEVVAPFGYLIPIAWVRRTAGAITVIFQGTIILSGNLSWLNWLTAVAAIACFDDRMLAHVLPVHAGPLEPIALPHRIALGALTVLVVALSIRPALNLVSSRQAMNTSFEPLHLVNTYGAFGSISRERMEVIIEGTTDSVITPATSWKEYQFKAKPGDISRRPPWIAPYHLRIDWLMWFAALSPAYADSWFLPLVARLLQNDKPTLSLLAGNPFPDRPPVWIRAELYNYQFTTAAERKATGNWWNRALVGDYLRPISLQTPGLIGGLEAQGWVR from the coding sequence ATGACGGCAGCGGCGCTCTTCGGTGGCGATGTGCACGCAGAATACTGGGCGACGCGCTGGCTGCTGCAGCGGTCGCTCGCCGCGATCTATCTCGTTGCCTTCCTGGTCGCAGTCAACCAGTTCCGTCCGCTGCTGGGGACGCGCGGGCTCACGCCGGTGCCGTTCTTCCTGCAGAACACCCGATTCTCCGACTCGCCGTCGCTCTTCTTCTTCCATTACTCCGACGGATTCGCGGCCGCGCTTTCCTGGATCGGCATCGCCTGCGCGGCACTGGCGATCGCCGGAATCTCCGAACGCTTCGGGACGCCGGTGAGCATGGTGATCTGGACGACCATGTGGCTCATCTATCTCTCGATCGTCAACGTGGGGCAGACGTGGTACTCGTTCGGATGGGAGACGCTCCTCTGCGAGTGCGGTTTCCTCGCGATCTTCCTCGGCGCCCGGCACACCGCGCCGCCGGTCATCGTGATCTGGATGTTCCGCTGGGTCCTCTTCCGCGTGATGCTCGGCGCCGGTCTCATCAAGCTGCGCGGCGATCCGTGCTGGCGCGATCTCACCTGCCTGGTCTATCACTACCAGTCCCAGCCGATGCCGAACCCCCTGAGCTGGTATTTCAACCGGTTTCCGGGATTGGTGAACGAAGCGGGGGTGCTCTTCAATCATCTTGCCGAGGTCGTTGCACCGTTCGGATATCTCATCCCGATCGCGTGGGTCCGCCGTACCGCCGGCGCGATCACCGTGATCTTCCAGGGGACGATCATCCTGAGCGGCAATCTCTCATGGCTCAACTGGCTCACCGCGGTGGCGGCGATCGCGTGCTTCGACGACCGGATGCTGGCACACGTTCTCCCGGTCCACGCCGGACCGCTCGAGCCGATTGCGCTGCCGCACCGCATTGCCCTCGGCGCGCTCACGGTGCTGGTCGTCGCGCTGAGCATCCGGCCGGCGCTCAACCTGGTCTCAAGCCGCCAGGCGATGAACACCTCGTTCGAGCCGTTGCACCTGGTCAACACCTACGGCGCCTTCGGCTCGATCTCGCGGGAGCGGATGGAAGTGATCATCGAGGGGACGACCGATTCGGTGATCACGCCGGCGACGTCGTGGAAGGAGTATCAGTTCAAGGCGAAGCCGGGGGACATCTCACGACGACCTCCGTGGATCGCACCGTACCACCTGCGCATTGACTGGCTGATGTGGTTTGCTGCACTGAGCCCGGCGTACGCCGATTCGTGGTTCCTGCCGCTGGTTGCACGGCTGCTGCAGAACGACAAGCCGACACTCTCGCTGCTGGCGGGGAATCCGTTCCCCGACAGGCCGCCGGTGTGGATTCGCGCCGAGCTCTACAATTACCAGTTCACGACCGCGGCAGAGCGCAAGGCGACCGGGAACTGGTGGAACCGTGCCCTCGTGGGCGACTACCTGCGCCCGATCTCACTGCAGACGCCGGGATTGATCGGCGGCCTCGAAGCGCAGGGGTGGGTGCGCTAG